A genomic window from Silene latifolia isolate original U9 population chromosome Y, ASM4854445v1, whole genome shotgun sequence includes:
- the LOC141630427 gene encoding uncharacterized protein LOC141630427, translated as MAIIIRFVDREGILRERFFTVIIVTDTCSQTLKDKIIMVFAQYNLQLENIRGQGYDGASNMSGQINVLSILTIIFNFVDSSAKRHSMLKACREEEISDLVAAGTLETGSGKNQATTLERAKATRWGSHLRSISSLLKFFKATQSTIDDLYLNGVDKVQGEAKAVGKALKKFNFVYCLHMMHDIMRTTDFLCQTLQKKDIGILNAIHSISIVKAKLQDLRDKGWDNLIEKVTTFCCEHDIPMPNLTAPYRKSRRDCEKDITNECYYRFNIFYCVIDFQLSELDSRFTENSKEILTLGGSFDPRHNFRAFKLEDMFKKIQDLKIQLQYLIRVWVLCCRCALNLSINLSYLDSSGFNSYNGESIFKYEYLQKQTEK; from the exons ATGGCAATAATTATTCGATTTGTTGATCGTGAAGGAATACTTAGAGAACGATTTTTCACCGTGATCATTGTTACTGACACTTGTTCTCAAACTTTAAAGGATAAGATAATAATGGTCTTTGCTCAGTATAACCTTCAATTAGAAAATATACGAGGCCAAGGGTATGATGGTGCAAGCAATATGAGTGGTCAAATTAATG TTTTGTCTATTCTTACTATAATTTTTAACTTTGTTGATTCCTCCGCTAAAAGACATTCAATGTTAAAAGCTTGCCGAGAAGAAGAAATCTCAGATTTAGTAGCCGCGGGTACACTTGAGACGGGGTCAGGAAAAAATCAAGCTACCACTTTGGAAAGAGCAAAAGCTACTCGTTGGGGTTCACACTTGCGCTCTATTTCAAGTCTTCTTAAATTTTTCAAAGCTACCCAATCAACTATCGATGATTTGTATTTGAATGGAGTAGACAAAGTGCAAGGAGAAGCTAAGGCAGTCGGTAAGGCTTTGAAAAAATTTAATTTTGTGTATTGTTTACATATGATGCATGATATCATGAGAACTACCGATTTTTTATGTCAAACATTGCAAAAAAAGGACATTGGCATACTAAATGCTATACATTCTATTTCAATTGTAAAAGCAAAACTTCAAGATTTGAGAGACAAAGGTTGGGATAATTTAATCGAGAAGGTTACAACATTTTGCTGTGAGCATGATATTCCTATGCCAAATTTGACCGCTCCTTACAGGAAAAGTAGAAGGGATTGTGAAAAGGATATCACAAATGAATGTTATTATCGATTTAACATATTTTATTGTGTGATAGACTTTCAGTTGTCAGAACTTGATAGCAGATTTACGGAAAATTCTAAGGAGATTCTTACTCTCGGTGGTTCATTTGATCCACGTCACAATTTTCGAGCATTCAAGCTTGAAGAT ATGTTCAAAAAGATTCAAGATTTAAAAATACAACTTCAGTATCTCATTAGAGTGTGGGTTCTTTGTTGCAGATGTGCTCTTAATTTATCGATTAATTTGTCTTATCTTGACTCTTCCGGTTTCAACAGCTACAACGGAGAGAGCATTTTCAAGTATGAATATCTTCAAAAGCAAACTGAGAAATAA